One region of Rhizobium sp. WYJ-E13 genomic DNA includes:
- the pcaC gene encoding 4-carboxymuconolactone decarboxylase, with the protein MSDIASERYHQGMATRRSVLGDAHVDRAQATATEFDKPFQELITEAAWGHVWSRPELTKRERSMITIALLAALGQDEEVAMHVRATANTGASREDIREALLHVAIYAGVPAANHAIKIAKQVFEQMDAGKAA; encoded by the coding sequence ATGAGCGACATCGCGTCCGAACGCTATCATCAGGGCATGGCGACCCGCCGTTCCGTTCTCGGCGATGCCCATGTCGACCGTGCGCAAGCCACTGCGACGGAATTCGACAAGCCGTTCCAGGAACTGATCACGGAAGCCGCCTGGGGCCATGTCTGGTCCCGGCCGGAGCTGACGAAACGCGAGCGCTCGATGATCACGATCGCGCTGCTTGCAGCCCTTGGCCAGGATGAAGAGGTGGCGATGCATGTCCGCGCCACCGCCAATACCGGTGCCTCCCGGGAGGATATTCGCGAGGCGCTGCTGCATGTGGCAATCTATGCCGGTGTGCCGGCGGCTAATCATGCGATCAAGATCGCAAAACAGGTTTTCGAGCAGATGGACGCCGGCAAGGCAGCCTGA
- a CDS encoding MBL fold metallo-hydrolase, translating into MSNDLFQVKFWGVRGSIPVSGPEFDRYGGNTSCIEIRCGEHRMLFDAGSGLREAGLSLIADDVHDVDLFFSHCHYDHIIGLPFFKAIYYPSINVNIWSGHLDGKMSTREMVEQFISPPWFPVKTDICQATMNFRDFHAGQTLTPHDGVEMQTYMLNHPGGAIGYRIHWKGRIISLIYDIEHTPGSYDPVALEMMKNADLVVYDCTYNEDEMQRFKGFGHSTWQHGTELAKMAGAKRFALFHHAPSRTDEQLAVMESQAQAAFAGAFAARDNQVIDI; encoded by the coding sequence ATGAGTAACGATCTGTTTCAGGTAAAATTTTGGGGCGTACGGGGAAGCATTCCCGTGTCAGGCCCGGAATTCGACCGCTATGGAGGCAACACCTCCTGCATTGAAATCCGCTGCGGCGAGCACCGGATGCTGTTTGACGCGGGCTCGGGCCTGCGTGAAGCCGGCCTGTCGCTCATCGCTGATGATGTCCACGATGTCGATCTCTTCTTCAGCCACTGCCACTATGATCACATCATCGGCCTGCCCTTCTTCAAGGCGATCTACTACCCGTCGATCAACGTCAACATCTGGTCCGGCCATCTGGACGGCAAGATGAGCACGCGCGAGATGGTCGAGCAGTTCATCAGCCCGCCCTGGTTCCCTGTGAAGACCGACATCTGTCAGGCGACGATGAATTTCCGTGATTTCCATGCCGGCCAGACGCTGACCCCGCATGATGGCGTGGAGATGCAGACCTATATGCTGAACCATCCCGGTGGTGCGATCGGCTATCGCATCCATTGGAAAGGGCGCATCATATCGCTGATCTACGACATCGAGCACACGCCGGGTAGCTACGATCCGGTGGCGCTGGAGATGATGAAGAACGCCGATCTCGTCGTCTATGACTGCACCTATAATGAAGACGAGATGCAGCGCTTCAAAGGGTTTGGCCATTCCACGTGGCAGCACGGTACCGAACTTGCAAAAATGGCGGGCGCGAAGCGCTTCGCCCTGTTCCATCATGCGCCCTCGCGCACCGATGAACAGCTCGCTGTCATGGAAAGCCAGGCGCAGGCCGCCTTTGCCGGCGCCTTCGCCGCCCGTGACAATCAGGTCATCGACATCTGA
- a CDS encoding ABC transporter substrate-binding protein, protein MFKSLKSITFGVIATALMAGVAHADVTVYTAGPQSLIDKLSTGFTKQSGIKVNVFQATTGKVMARIEAEAANPVVDVVISASWDTANDFAKRGWLVNYASPNAAKVPDFLKSEGAVAQGISALGIVWNSKSGTPKPAEWADLTKPEYKDLVNIPDPAQSGSSFELTAALAVQDDWKLFKGLQANGAIIAGANADALNPVLQGAKAVVFGAVDYIALAAQKKGETVEVVFPKSGTVIAPRPAMIMSWSKNQDDAKKFIDYMLSDEGQALVAGEMLMPSRTDVAASRPVISDLTLLKYDTAAVYGKRKETLKTFAELFGGK, encoded by the coding sequence ATGTTTAAGTCATTGAAGAGCATCACTTTTGGCGTTATCGCCACCGCCCTTATGGCCGGCGTCGCCCATGCCGACGTCACCGTTTACACCGCCGGCCCGCAGAGTCTGATCGACAAACTGTCGACCGGCTTCACCAAGCAGAGCGGCATCAAGGTCAATGTTTTCCAGGCAACGACCGGAAAGGTCATGGCCCGTATCGAAGCAGAGGCCGCCAATCCGGTCGTCGACGTCGTCATCTCGGCGTCCTGGGATACGGCAAACGACTTCGCCAAGCGCGGCTGGCTCGTCAATTATGCGAGCCCGAACGCAGCCAAGGTTCCGGACTTCCTCAAGTCCGAAGGCGCCGTTGCACAGGGCATCTCGGCTCTCGGCATCGTCTGGAACAGCAAGAGCGGCACGCCGAAGCCGGCGGAATGGGCCGACCTGACGAAGCCGGAATACAAGGACCTCGTCAATATTCCAGACCCGGCGCAGTCCGGCTCCTCCTTCGAACTGACCGCCGCTCTCGCCGTCCAGGACGACTGGAAGCTCTTCAAGGGCCTGCAGGCCAACGGCGCCATCATCGCCGGCGCCAATGCTGACGCCTTGAACCCGGTTCTGCAGGGTGCAAAGGCTGTCGTCTTCGGTGCTGTCGATTACATCGCTCTCGCGGCCCAGAAGAAGGGCGAGACCGTCGAAGTCGTGTTCCCGAAGTCCGGTACGGTTATCGCGCCGCGCCCGGCCATGATCATGAGCTGGTCCAAGAACCAGGACGACGCCAAGAAGTTCATCGACTACATGCTCTCCGACGAAGGTCAGGCGCTGGTTGCCGGTGAAATGCTGATGCCGTCGCGCACCGACGTTGCCGCCAGCCGTCCGGTGATCAGCGACCTGACGCTGTTGAAGTATGACACGGCTGCGGTCTACGGTAAGCGCAAGGAAACGCTGAAGACCTTCGCCGAGCTCTTCGGCGGCAAGTAA
- a CDS encoding 3-carboxy-cis,cis-muconate cycloisomerase has protein sequence MTTSPFDHPFLSGLLGDTEIAAYFSAEADIRAMLSFEAALARAEARHGIIPAEAARTIGEICAGFTADVQSLKAATARDGVVIPDLVKQLRKAVGSEAAEHVHFGATSQDAIDTSLMLRLKSITFLFGGRLHAVATKLAALERQFGASRLMGHTRMQAAIPITVADRIAAWRMPLTTYRDRLTEQTFPVQFGGAAGTLEKLGAEASVVRASLAQELGLSDEPQWQSRRSRIADLANLYSLISGSLGKFGQDIALLAEAGGEIELAGGGASSAMAHKQNPVAAETLVALARFNATQLSAIHHSLVHEQERSGAAWTLEWLVLPQMVMATAVSLRLAAELVGNIKRLGTG, from the coding sequence ATGACGACATCCCCTTTCGACCATCCCTTCCTTTCCGGCCTGCTCGGAGACACTGAAATCGCCGCCTACTTCTCAGCCGAGGCTGATATCAGGGCGATGCTCTCCTTCGAAGCGGCACTTGCACGCGCAGAAGCGAGGCATGGCATCATTCCGGCGGAAGCCGCGCGAACGATCGGCGAGATCTGCGCTGGCTTTACCGCAGATGTGCAAAGCCTGAAGGCTGCAACGGCTCGCGACGGTGTCGTCATTCCGGACCTCGTCAAACAGCTCAGGAAGGCGGTCGGCAGCGAGGCCGCCGAACATGTTCATTTCGGTGCGACCAGTCAGGATGCCATCGACACCAGCCTGATGCTGCGGCTGAAGTCCATCACCTTCCTGTTCGGCGGAAGGCTGCATGCCGTCGCGACGAAACTGGCAGCGCTCGAACGGCAGTTCGGCGCCAGCCGCCTGATGGGTCATACCCGCATGCAGGCCGCAATCCCGATTACCGTCGCCGACCGCATCGCCGCCTGGCGGATGCCACTCACGACCTATCGCGACCGGCTGACGGAGCAGACCTTCCCCGTGCAATTCGGCGGTGCTGCCGGTACACTCGAAAAGCTCGGGGCCGAGGCATCCGTCGTGCGCGCCTCGCTGGCGCAGGAGCTGGGATTGAGCGATGAGCCGCAATGGCAGAGCCGCCGCAGCCGCATTGCCGATCTCGCCAATCTCTATTCGCTGATCTCCGGCAGCCTCGGTAAATTCGGGCAGGATATCGCATTGCTCGCCGAAGCCGGCGGCGAGATCGAGCTTGCGGGTGGCGGCGCTTCCTCGGCCATGGCCCATAAGCAGAATCCGGTCGCCGCCGAAACGCTGGTTGCGCTCGCCCGCTTCAACGCAACGCAGCTCTCGGCCATCCATCATTCCCTCGTTCATGAACAGGAGCGCTCCGGGGCGGCCTGGACACTCGAATGGCTGGTGCTGCCACAGATGGTCATGGCAACCGCCGTCTCGCTGCGGCTGGCGGCGGAGCTTGTCGGCAATATCAAGCGTCTGGGGACAGGCTGA
- a CDS encoding ABC transporter ATP-binding protein, with protein sequence MNAPSIRSSSAVAAAGPELSYGSTRILKGIDFSLQRGKTLALLGPSGCGKTTLLRLVAGLLAPTKGSVSIAGTTVADGATGAFVPPERRALGMVFQDYALWPHLPVGGNVSFPLEMRGVGKAERQARTMRALERVGLSAYADRRASDLSGGQQQRVAIARAIVAEPQLILFDEPLSNLDRELRENMVGELAELISTLGLTAIYVTHDHSEALTLADEVAVMRSGLIEQLASPDDLIERPATPEVADFLRLGCLADIERRGPAWHFKGSNIVLTEADGIAGDRARVLIPVGSISAGETSPDRLAATVLRSQFRGDGHLASVSLSGLPGMQLQLLSHTRLRPGETIGLAIDAAQIRWFQEKRPQVIEEKLEHV encoded by the coding sequence ATGAACGCCCCCTCGATCCGTTCGTCCTCTGCCGTTGCCGCGGCGGGTCCGGAATTGAGTTACGGGTCGACACGGATCCTCAAGGGCATTGATTTTTCTCTGCAAAGGGGCAAGACGCTGGCGCTGCTTGGTCCTTCGGGCTGTGGCAAGACCACGCTTCTGCGGCTGGTTGCCGGCCTGCTTGCGCCGACCAAGGGTTCCGTATCGATCGCCGGCACGACAGTTGCCGACGGTGCGACCGGCGCTTTCGTGCCGCCCGAGCGGCGCGCGCTCGGCATGGTGTTTCAGGACTACGCGCTGTGGCCGCATCTGCCGGTCGGTGGCAATGTCTCTTTCCCGCTCGAAATGCGTGGGGTCGGCAAGGCTGAGCGCCAGGCCCGGACGATGCGCGCCCTGGAGCGCGTCGGTCTTTCAGCCTATGCCGATCGGCGTGCGAGCGATCTCTCTGGCGGCCAGCAGCAGCGTGTGGCGATTGCCCGCGCGATCGTCGCCGAACCACAGCTTATCCTTTTCGATGAGCCGCTTTCCAACCTCGACCGTGAACTGCGCGAAAACATGGTGGGCGAGCTCGCCGAGCTTATCTCCACGCTCGGCCTGACCGCGATCTACGTGACGCATGACCATAGCGAAGCTTTGACGCTTGCCGATGAAGTCGCGGTTATGCGTTCCGGTCTGATCGAGCAGCTTGCCTCGCCCGACGATCTGATCGAGCGGCCGGCGACCCCCGAGGTTGCCGACTTCCTGCGGCTTGGTTGCCTTGCCGATATCGAGCGGCGCGGCCCGGCCTGGCATTTCAAGGGCAGCAATATCGTGCTCACTGAAGCCGACGGCATAGCCGGTGACCGCGCCCGCGTGCTGATCCCCGTCGGCTCCATCTCGGCCGGCGAAACCTCACCTGATCGGCTCGCAGCCACCGTCCTGCGTTCGCAGTTCCGCGGCGATGGGCATCTGGCAAGTGTTTCGCTGTCCGGCTTGCCGGGCATGCAATTGCAGCTTCTGAGCCACACGAGGCTGCGTCCCGGCGAAACGATCGGCCTTGCGATCGACGCTGCACAGATCCGCTGGTTTCAAGAGAAAAGACCCCAAGTCATAGAGGAGAAATTGGAACATGTTTAA
- a CDS encoding polysaccharide deacetylase family protein: MIDSTIHEPLYRELERWRAAGRVARLWLRDDDATEPTAALERLLSETKSHGIPVTLAVIPAFTGAPLAQRLAGEAHVSVAVHGWSHHNHAGPHDKKQELGGARLEETILGELYEGLLKLKGLYPTRFLAMLVPPWNRIDKGLIPKLPALGFESLSTYGRVKGESPLAIVNSHVDLMDWHGTRGGRPMADLIGELVAELQDRFAGSSEPIGVLAHHLVHDAAAWDFLAELFEATSGHPAVEWVSAAALVQDQMSMT; this comes from the coding sequence ATGATCGATAGCACCATCCACGAGCCGTTGTATCGGGAACTGGAGCGCTGGCGCGCCGCTGGCCGCGTGGCGCGGCTTTGGCTGCGGGATGACGATGCGACCGAGCCGACGGCGGCGCTGGAGCGGCTGCTCTCCGAAACGAAAAGCCACGGCATCCCCGTCACGCTTGCGGTCATCCCGGCTTTTACCGGCGCGCCGCTGGCTCAGCGGCTAGCGGGCGAGGCGCATGTCAGCGTGGCGGTTCACGGCTGGTCGCATCACAATCATGCTGGACCCCACGACAAGAAGCAGGAGCTCGGCGGAGCGCGTCTGGAAGAAACCATTCTCGGTGAGCTCTACGAAGGCCTCCTGAAGCTGAAGGGCCTTTACCCGACGCGCTTTCTGGCCATGCTGGTTCCGCCCTGGAACCGCATCGACAAGGGTCTCATACCCAAGCTGCCGGCGCTCGGTTTCGAATCCCTTTCGACTTACGGACGCGTCAAGGGGGAAAGCCCGCTTGCCATCGTCAATTCCCATGTCGACCTCATGGACTGGCACGGTACACGCGGCGGCCGGCCGATGGCAGACCTGATCGGTGAACTGGTCGCCGAATTGCAGGACAGGTTCGCGGGCAGCAGCGAACCGATAGGCGTGCTCGCGCATCACCTGGTGCATGATGCGGCGGCGTGGGATTTCCTTGCCGAGCTCTTCGAGGCGACGTCCGGCCATCCCGCGGTGGAATGGGTCTCGGCAGCCGCACTCGTACAGGATCAGATGTCGATGACCTGA
- a CDS encoding iron ABC transporter permease produces MRRNGIGGTAPAAWLATAGLVVVVAVPFIAVVLQGIFPELGQGSFASPFSSLYATLADSSLIRMGGNTILLGCCVVLASALVAVPLGVFRALYRIPFAPLWDVLLLVPFMIPPYIATLGWIMTLQPRGYLQQLAGFNLAPFLFSIFGMTLVMAFNTFPVVYFAVSRTVEAVGARYADVGRVFGASPVRAFWRITLPLSAPGLTASLMLVFAAAIEEYGTPAALGRRAGFQVLVTGIDLRVTDWPIDLPGAAILSLVLVAMSLGTFLLQRWILARRSYQTVGGKPTAKDKRPLGALKVPVMIAFTVVAFLATGVPLLAILATALARTISGGLAFDNVSLDNFMAVFGNSAGAVTALVNSFSLGIGTALITGLIGVTAAYTVVKTKMSGRTAIDVMTILPNALPGIVVAVGLILAWNMPGLPITPYNTAFILLLAYCCILLPQPVRYTTAAFQQIGDNLEAAARVCGANGITAFRRILLPLIFPSLASSMLLVFALASRELVASVVVAPVGMQTIATFIWRQFEQGSIGLGMAMAFIAICITTLLPLILMGLMRRGNIVAD; encoded by the coding sequence ATGAGAAGAAACGGCATCGGCGGCACGGCTCCGGCCGCATGGCTGGCAACAGCAGGTCTTGTTGTCGTCGTTGCCGTTCCCTTCATCGCAGTGGTGCTACAAGGCATCTTCCCAGAACTCGGACAGGGCTCTTTCGCGAGCCCTTTCTCCTCGCTCTACGCGACGCTCGCCGACAGCTCGCTGATCCGCATGGGCGGCAATACGATCCTGCTCGGCTGCTGCGTGGTGCTCGCTTCGGCCCTGGTCGCCGTGCCGCTGGGCGTCTTCCGCGCCCTTTACAGAATTCCCTTTGCGCCGCTCTGGGACGTGCTGCTGCTCGTGCCCTTCATGATCCCGCCCTATATCGCCACACTCGGCTGGATCATGACCCTGCAGCCGCGCGGTTATCTGCAGCAACTCGCGGGCTTCAATCTGGCGCCCTTCCTGTTTTCGATTTTTGGCATGACGCTGGTCATGGCCTTCAACACCTTCCCGGTCGTCTATTTCGCCGTATCGCGAACGGTCGAGGCCGTCGGCGCACGTTATGCCGATGTCGGCCGCGTCTTCGGTGCCTCGCCGGTCCGCGCCTTCTGGCGCATCACGCTGCCGCTCTCGGCGCCGGGCCTGACGGCAAGCCTGATGCTGGTCTTTGCCGCTGCCATCGAGGAATACGGCACGCCGGCAGCGCTCGGCCGTCGAGCTGGCTTCCAGGTGCTGGTGACGGGCATCGACCTTCGCGTCACCGACTGGCCGATCGATCTGCCGGGTGCGGCCATTCTGTCGCTGGTGCTGGTCGCCATGTCGCTCGGCACTTTCCTGCTGCAGCGTTGGATTCTCGCGCGCCGCTCCTACCAGACGGTGGGTGGCAAGCCGACGGCCAAGGACAAGCGACCGCTCGGCGCGTTGAAGGTTCCGGTGATGATCGCGTTTACCGTCGTCGCCTTCCTTGCGACCGGTGTACCGCTGCTTGCAATCCTCGCAACAGCGCTGGCGCGCACGATCTCCGGCGGCCTCGCCTTCGACAATGTCAGCCTCGACAATTTCATGGCTGTCTTCGGCAACAGCGCCGGCGCCGTAACGGCGCTGGTCAACAGCTTCTCGCTTGGCATCGGCACGGCGCTGATAACAGGCCTGATCGGCGTGACGGCCGCCTACACTGTGGTGAAGACGAAGATGTCCGGCCGCACGGCGATCGATGTCATGACCATCCTGCCGAACGCCCTGCCGGGCATCGTCGTTGCCGTTGGCCTCATCCTCGCCTGGAACATGCCGGGTCTGCCCATCACGCCCTACAACACCGCTTTCATCCTGCTGCTTGCCTATTGCTGCATCCTGCTGCCGCAGCCGGTGCGCTATACCACCGCAGCTTTCCAACAGATCGGCGACAATCTGGAGGCGGCTGCCCGCGTTTGCGGTGCCAATGGCATCACCGCCTTCCGCCGCATCCTGCTGCCGCTCATCTTTCCCAGCCTCGCCTCTTCCATGCTGCTTGTTTTCGCGCTTGCTTCGCGTGAGCTTGTCGCTTCCGTCGTCGTTGCACCCGTCGGCATGCAGACGATCGCGACCTTCATCTGGCGGCAGTTCGAGCAGGGTTCGATCGGCCTTGGCATGGCAATGGCCTTCATCGCCATCTGCATCACGACCTTGCTGCCACTGATTCTGATGGGGCTGATGCGACGTGGCAATATCGTTGCGGATTGA
- the pcaH gene encoding protocatechuate 3,4-dioxygenase subunit beta — MSDLPNRKPETGAFFARDRAWHPPAYAPGYKTSLLRSPQRALLSLDGTISEITGPVFGHSMIGEMDNDLIHNFARPGESAIGERIIVHGRVLDERGRPQAGVLVEFWQANAGGRYRHKKETYLAAIDPNFGGCGRFVTDEEGRYFFRTVRPGAYPWPNGVNDWRPAHIHFSIFGHGFSQRLITQMYFEGDPMIWKCPIVGTIPDKAAIEQLIAPMDWGNTIPMDSRAYKFDIVLRGRRSTMFENKLEGN; from the coding sequence ATGTCCGACTTACCGAACCGCAAGCCAGAAACCGGAGCCTTCTTCGCCCGCGACCGTGCCTGGCATCCGCCGGCCTATGCGCCGGGCTACAAGACCTCGCTCCTCCGTTCACCGCAACGCGCGCTGCTTTCTCTCGATGGCACGATTTCGGAAATCACCGGCCCGGTCTTCGGCCATTCGATGATCGGCGAGATGGATAACGACCTGATCCATAATTTCGCGCGACCCGGCGAGAGCGCCATCGGCGAACGCATCATCGTCCACGGCCGGGTGCTCGATGAACGCGGTCGTCCGCAGGCTGGTGTTCTCGTGGAGTTCTGGCAGGCCAATGCCGGCGGCCGCTACCGTCATAAAAAAGAAACCTATCTCGCCGCCATCGACCCGAATTTCGGCGGCTGCGGCCGGTTCGTCACCGACGAGGAAGGCCGTTATTTCTTCCGCACCGTGCGTCCCGGCGCCTATCCCTGGCCGAACGGCGTCAACGACTGGCGCCCGGCACATATCCATTTTTCGATCTTCGGCCACGGCTTCTCGCAACGCTTGATCACGCAGATGTATTTCGAAGGCGATCCGATGATCTGGAAATGTCCGATCGTCGGCACCATCCCGGACAAGGCGGCGATCGAACAACTCATCGCCCCGATGGATTGGGGCAATACGATCCCGATGGACAGCCGCGCCTACAAGTTCGATATCGTGCTGCGTGGCCGCCGTTCGACCATGTTCGAAAACAAGCTGGAGGGGAACTGA
- a CDS encoding SDR family oxidoreductase, translating into MTFPLFDLSGRRALVTGSSQGIGYALALGLAEHGACIIINGRNAQKAEAAAETIREQKRHAVSAAFDVTDADACRSAITYIEAEIGPIDILINNAGMQFRTPLENFPVEKWDELFRTNVSSVFYVSQPVAQAMISRGRGKIVNIASVQAELARPGIAPYTATKGAIRNLTRGMATDWAKHGLQVNAIAPGYFKTPLNQALVDDPKFSAWLETRTPAGRWGNVEELVGAAVFLASDASSFVNGHMLMVDGGITASL; encoded by the coding sequence GTGACCTTTCCCCTCTTCGATCTTTCCGGCCGCCGCGCGCTCGTGACGGGCTCCAGCCAGGGCATTGGTTATGCGCTGGCACTCGGTCTTGCCGAACACGGCGCCTGCATCATCATCAACGGCCGCAACGCCCAGAAGGCGGAGGCTGCTGCCGAGACGATCCGCGAGCAGAAGCGCCACGCCGTCAGCGCTGCCTTCGACGTGACCGATGCCGATGCCTGTCGCTCGGCGATTACCTATATCGAGGCCGAGATTGGCCCGATCGATATCCTCATCAACAATGCCGGCATGCAGTTCCGCACGCCTCTGGAGAATTTTCCGGTCGAGAAGTGGGACGAACTCTTTCGCACCAATGTCTCCAGCGTCTTCTACGTTAGCCAACCGGTCGCGCAGGCGATGATCAGCCGCGGCCGCGGCAAGATCGTCAACATCGCCTCGGTGCAGGCCGAGCTCGCCCGGCCGGGTATCGCGCCCTATACGGCAACCAAGGGTGCCATCCGCAATCTCACCCGCGGCATGGCAACCGACTGGGCGAAACACGGCCTACAGGTCAACGCCATTGCGCCCGGCTATTTCAAGACGCCGCTCAATCAGGCGCTTGTCGACGATCCGAAATTCTCCGCGTGGCTTGAAACCCGGACACCGGCTGGCCGCTGGGGCAATGTGGAAGAATTGGTGGGTGCGGCCGTCTTCCTGGCGTCGGATGCATCGTCCTTCGTCAACGGCCATATGCTGATGGTCGACGGAGGGATTACGGCGTCGCTCTGA
- the pcaG gene encoding protocatechuate 3,4-dioxygenase subunit alpha — protein MQELGYLKETPSQTAGPYVHIGLTPNFCDITGVFDSDLGTQMVNDKTLGERITVSGRIFDGGGALVRDAVIEIWQADSAGLYNSPSEMRGTADPNFTGWGRCPTRAEDGVYSFDTIKPGKVPFKDGRKMAPHITFWIVARGINIGLHTRMYFPEEQDANAADPILARIEHRERVATLIASRDGAKLSFDIYLQGPKETVFLDI, from the coding sequence ATGCAGGAACTCGGCTATCTCAAGGAAACCCCGTCCCAGACCGCCGGCCCCTATGTGCATATCGGCCTGACGCCGAACTTCTGCGATATCACCGGCGTTTTCGACAGTGACCTCGGCACGCAGATGGTCAATGACAAGACGCTCGGCGAGCGTATCACCGTCAGCGGCCGCATCTTCGACGGTGGCGGAGCACTCGTTCGCGACGCCGTCATTGAAATCTGGCAGGCAGACAGCGCCGGCCTCTACAACAGCCCCTCGGAAATGCGTGGCACGGCAGACCCGAACTTCACCGGCTGGGGCCGCTGCCCCACCCGCGCCGAAGACGGCGTCTATAGTTTCGACACCATCAAGCCCGGCAAGGTGCCCTTCAAGGATGGCCGCAAGATGGCCCCGCACATTACGTTCTGGATCGTCGCCCGCGGCATCAACATCGGCTTGCACACGCGCATGTATTTCCCGGAAGAGCAGGATGCCAATGCGGCGGACCCGATTCTGGCGCGTATCGAGCACCGCGAGCGCGTGGCAACGCTGATTGCTTCCCGCGATGGCGCGAAGCTGAGCTTCGACATCTATCTGCAGGGTCCGAAGGAAACGGTGTTCCTGGACATTTAA
- the pcaD gene encoding 3-oxoadipate enol-lactonase, with the protein MQFASINDVTIHYQLIGAPADRPVIVFANSLGTDFRIWRDVVVRLAGDFAIILYDMRGHGLSDVGQVPYAMEDHATDLAGLLDLLSVKDAVICGLSVGGLIAQSLYQRRPDLVKALILCDTAHKIGTAESWDSRIAAVEKSGIASIVDMVMERWFTPAFRRPENIAYAGYCNMLIRQPVEGYVATCAAIRDADFTEAAAKIKAPTICVVGDQDGSTPPDLVLSTAKLIPNARYEVIKDCAHIPPVEQPEALTAIIRAFL; encoded by the coding sequence GTGCAGTTCGCCAGTATCAACGACGTCACGATCCATTACCAGCTCATCGGCGCGCCGGCTGACAGGCCGGTTATCGTCTTTGCCAATTCGCTCGGCACGGACTTCCGCATCTGGCGCGATGTGGTCGTGCGTCTTGCCGGCGATTTTGCCATCATCCTCTATGACATGCGCGGCCATGGGCTTTCCGATGTCGGCCAGGTGCCCTACGCCATGGAGGACCATGCCACCGATCTCGCCGGCCTGCTTGATCTGCTTTCGGTCAAGGATGCCGTCATCTGCGGTCTCTCGGTCGGTGGCCTGATCGCCCAGTCGCTCTACCAGCGCCGCCCGGATCTGGTGAAGGCGCTGATCCTTTGCGATACCGCCCACAAGATCGGCACGGCCGAGAGCTGGGACAGCCGTATCGCCGCCGTCGAGAAGAGCGGCATTGCCAGCATCGTCGACATGGTCATGGAGCGCTGGTTCACGCCGGCGTTCCGCCGACCTGAAAACATCGCCTATGCCGGCTACTGCAACATGCTGATCCGCCAGCCGGTGGAAGGTTATGTCGCCACATGCGCTGCGATCCGTGACGCCGATTTTACCGAGGCTGCGGCCAAGATCAAAGCACCAACCATTTGCGTCGTTGGTGATCAGGATGGTTCGACGCCGCCGGATCTGGTGCTCTCGACAGCAAAGCTGATCCCTAACGCGCGCTACGAGGTCATCAAGGACTGCGCCCATATTCCGCCGGTCGAGCAGCCGGAGGCGCTCACCGCAATCATCCGCGCGTTCCTCTGA